ATAGCGCGTTTGGAAGCTGGTTTGTTAGCATTGATTTTATGCTGCTTTTCCATGGCTTTTTTAATTGTGTGGTCTTCGGGTTGTTAGGGGTTCTTGGCTGGGTGATGGCGTCGCCTCTATCTAAGCAAAAGGTGTGGGATTTTCCTGTGAGCCGAATTCGTGGAAAGGTAAAAGGAACAGGTGAGCCGCGTCCGGGGTTAGTAGACAATATGGCTGATTTTGTAGATGTAAAAGTTTTACCTGAAACCATCGTTCAATTTTATGAGCAAACAGAACGGTACCAACTAGTTGCATCTGTAAAATGGTCGACTTGGTTTAAACCATTGGCTTGGTGTTACAAATGGGTGAGCACGCAATTGCAACAATTAAATCTGCCAATCTCCAGTAAACCTACTGAAATGACGTATACGATACGTGCGGTAGATCCAGTGCTTGATGGTAGGAAAAGTCCACGTGCCTGGATTCGCAAGGTGAAAAACAACACGGTATTTGTGGCCATCTATTCACAGCACAAGACAGAAGGGAGAACCTATATGAATATAGCGCTTCCTCTTCCTTTTTCTAGTATGATAGGCATTTTGCAGCTTGATGTTGTGAATGGTAAGTTGGTTCTCTCGAGTGATGGTGATCAGGATTCAGGCATTTATTTAGCGGTGGGCAGCACTATTTTTAAGCTACCACTATCGGAGTACTTTGTTATTAGTGAACAAAGTAGAGGGGTGCTCACTGCTGAGCATAAAATGAAGATATTTGGGGTGCCTTTTTTGAGGGTGGATTATAGGATTGGTGAGAAAGAACTGTGAACAAGGGGAAATTGGAATGGAAGTGGGAGGGGGGGAATGGGTCGGCGTGCCTGTCCCCTCAACCCACCCCTCCCCAAATCAATTCCAGTTTACAGGTGGCTTATCCAGTTGCGCTTTTAGTCCAAGCTCTTCTGCGGCGGCCAAGATGAGTTCTTTTCGGAAGAAGTAGCTTTGGTGGCTTACTATTTTTCCGTTTTCGATTTCTTGAATTTGTATGTCATGGATTTCGCCATTGGCTAGCACGATAATGACGGGTTTATTCCATAGAATGAATTCTTGAGCGGTATGGCCGGGTAACCCGAATTTAAGAGAGCCTTTCAGCATTTCGGATTTAGAAAATTCCTGGAAGCCGAAGAACGCTTCGTTTTGTGCTTGATCACTGAATAGTCTCAGCATACTATCCAAATCTCCATTATTAAAAGCTTGTAAGTATGCTTGAATGGTTGGGTTTTGGACTTTTGTATCCCGTTGCGTCTTGGATTGTGAAAAATCCAAAGATGCTATTTTTCTTCTCGCCCGTTGCACAGCTGAATAGATACCGCCAGGAGTGCTATGGACAATCCCGGCTATTTCTTCTGCACTAAATTGAAAAATGTCCAATAGCAGGAATGCAGCTGTTTGTTTTGGGGTCAAATTCGATTCCAACGATGTTAGAATTTCTTCTAGTCTTAGATGATCAGAGAAATCAAGATTAGCTTCAGCTGTTTCTTCTAACGTTCCTACTTCCCGTTTTTGCTTCCTGCACTGATCAAGCCACGTATTTGTTGCCACTCTAAAAAGATAATATTTCTTATCCGTAATATCACTCCATCTCTGGGGTAGTAACCCAAAAGCTTTAATCATCGTCTCTTGGAAAAGGTCTTCGCCATCCCAAGGAGAACCTGTGACATACTTACAATAATTCCACAAATCTGTTGAATAGACAGAAACTATATCTTCAAATTCATTTCTTAATTTCCGCGCTTCTTCCACCAATCCCTTGCTTATGGTACTTGCCTGTTCCATATTAGTTCCCTCCTAAAGTGCTACACTATAAAGACGTTTCCATTTATAATAATTATACGGATAATTTTAAATTTATTAAAATTATAAAGGAGCTGACTTTATGGAATTGGGTGTTGGTAGTGTAGAGGGTGTTCTGGAAACTTACAAACTGGCTATCTATGAAAAAGATGTGGAGAGATTCCTGTCTGTCTATGATGCTGACGTACATATTTATGACTGCTG
This window of the Sutcliffiella horikoshii genome carries:
- a CDS encoding YndJ family protein encodes the protein MKANLTRRLFNSITLAGMFFFLASSLFIAEPYLLMLTAAQLIFVPLMLQLLVEVKKKHIVITWIAMLSVFLLQVVTSGAGQVALAFIYLIFTFFVALYGAKRFFKRGFTNWAEISIDIGLMYLFVGGLWFFAYIAGIDTGFSPLITWLTAIHFHYSAFLFPVSLGFFGRLHNSKWYPFIVCGVLAGPMLVAIGITFWPLLEFISVLVYIFAIYSLIFLTFRTRFASKLQAMLIRISYSALGITIIFSLFYAANSAFGSWFVSIDFMLLFHGFFNCVVFGLLGVLGWVMASPLSKQKVWDFPVSRIRGKVKGTGEPRPGLVDNMADFVDVKVLPETIVQFYEQTERYQLVASVKWSTWFKPLAWCYKWVSTQLQQLNLPISSKPTEMTYTIRAVDPVLDGRKSPRAWIRKVKNNTVFVAIYSQHKTEGRTYMNIALPLPFSSMIGILQLDVVNGKLVLSSDGDQDSGIYLAVGSTIFKLPLSEYFVISEQSRGVLTAEHKMKIFGVPFLRVDYRIGEKEL
- a CDS encoding RNA polymerase sigma factor; translated protein: MEQASTISKGLVEEARKLRNEFEDIVSVYSTDLWNYCKYVTGSPWDGEDLFQETMIKAFGLLPQRWSDITDKKYYLFRVATNTWLDQCRKQKREVGTLEETAEANLDFSDHLRLEEILTSLESNLTPKQTAAFLLLDIFQFSAEEIAGIVHSTPGGIYSAVQRARRKIASLDFSQSKTQRDTKVQNPTIQAYLQAFNNGDLDSMLRLFSDQAQNEAFFGFQEFSKSEMLKGSLKFGLPGHTAQEFILWNKPVIIVLANGEIHDIQIQEIENGKIVSHQSYFFRKELILAAAEELGLKAQLDKPPVNWN